The DNA sequence GAAGCAGCCGCTCTGCTTGCCGAAATCGAAGCATTGGGCTTGTCCTGCGGCATCATCGGCGAAGTGACCGAAAAGGACACCAAGAAGATCACGATCGTCCATTGAGAAAAGCATGACAAAAATATGATTTAACCAGGAGGAAAAAGGCATGAAAAAAATAGATGCAGTCGGACAAGCTTGTCCGATGCCGGTCATTCTGACCAAACGGGCTTTGAAGGAGAGCAACGGGGAGGCCATACTCATCAGCGTAGACAATGAGATTGCGACGCAGAACCTTGCCAAGATGGCGGAGCAGCTAAAACTTTCCGTCCAAGTCGAAAAAATCAATGATTCCCTTTATGAAGTCCAGCTTTCCGATCCGAACGCCGGCAAAGAACCACACGCTGCCGAACACCCCGCGCTTCCGGAGCAAACCAACGAAACTTTGAAGTCATCCGGCACAAATTATGTCGTCGTACTGAACAGCGACTTCATCGGCAACGGCAGCGAGGAATTGGGCCGTACGCTGATGAAAAGCTTCCTCTTCTCCTTGACGGAACAGGAAGTCCTGCCCGACAAAGTGCTCTGCTACAATGCCGGCGCATTGCTGACGACGGAAGGTTCGTCCGTGTTGGACGACCTCAAAGCGCTGGAGGAAGACGGCGTCGAGGTCCTGACTTGCGGCATCTGCGGGGAATTCTATGGCGTGAAGGACAAATTGGCGGTCGGTACCTTTACGAACATGTACCGCATCGTTGAAATCCTGCGTACCGCCAAGACCGTATCGCCATGATCGACCGCAAACATTACGGCATCGTCGCGTTTCCGACGTCCCAGGCCGCCGCAGCCGCTGAAGCTGTTGTCCTGGATGCCGGTCAGGAATGCCGGCTGATCCCCATGCCGGAACAGATTTCGGCCGGATGCGGATTGGTGCTGCAGACGCATCTTGCCGAACTGAACGCTGTCCGATTGTTGCTGTCGGAGCGTTCCATTTCCAATGATGGTTGCTACGAAGTCCGTTTTGAGAACCGGAAAAAATCCGTGGAGGTCTGGCATGACTGAACTTTATTATTTCGACAACAGCGCCACCACGCTGAAGAAGCCAGCTGCGGTGGCTGAAGCTGTCTACCACGCCATCGCCGATGGTCAGCTGGGCAACCCGGCCCGGGGAAGCCATACCGTTTCCCTGAACGCATTGCGGTTGACGGAGATGCTGCGCCAAAAAACGGCCGCCCTATTCGGTGTACCGGACGCGGCAAACGTCGCTTTTACGGCAAACGCCACCGCCTCGCTGAACCTGGTCCTGAAGGGCTTGCTGAAGCCGGCAGACCACATCATCACGACAGTGACGGAGCACAACGCCGTCCTGCGTCCGCTTTACCAACTGGAAGAACAGGGTGCTGCCCTGTCCTTTGTCGGCGTCGATGAACTTGGGGCGCTCCTTTATTCTGATTTCGAGCGCTTGTTGCGACCCGCTACGCGTGCAGTCGTGGTCAACCATGCTTCCAATGTCACCGGCAATGCCGCAGATCTGGAACGGATCGGCGCTTTTTGCCGGGAGCACGACCTGACTTTCATCGTCGACGCCTCCCAGAGCGCAGGCGTCCTCGCCATTGACATGGTGAAGCAGCACATCGATATCCTCTGCTTCACCGGCCATAAAGGACTCTACGGCCCGCAAGGCACCGGGGGCATCTGCCTCGGAGACAGGTCTTTGGAATTCGTGCCGGTGTTTACTGGCGGCAGCGGCTTCCATTCTTTCGATAAGCAATACCCGACAGAGATGCCGACCCTTTTCGAGGCCGGCACCCAGAATGTCCATGGCTTGGCGGGCCTTTCCGCCGGTTTGGATTACATCAGCCAGAAAGGACTGGCAGCGATCACTAGGCACCTGCAGGAACTGACTTTCCGCTTCCATGACCAGATCAAGAATATCCCGGGAATCACTCTCTACGGAAGTTTCGCTGAAAGCATGGAGCGCGCGCCGGTCGTTTCGCTGAATCTGGAGGGCTGGTCCTCCGGCGACCTCAGCGATGCGCTCTTCATGGATTACGAAATCGCAGTGCGTCCCGGCGCCCATTGCGCGCCGCTCATCCATCAAGCTCTCGGCACAGAAAAAAGCGGCATGGTCCGTTTCAGCTTCTCTAGCTTCAATACGGTGGAGGAAATCGACTACGCATCCAAAGCGCTGAGGAGCTTGGCGGAAGAAGGATAAGTTTGAAAATAATAATTAACAAGATAGAGCTTATATCGTATAAAAAGGTATTCCAAATAAACCTATAAACACTTACGAAAAATAAGCGATAGGTTTTCATATAACGGATGTAATTTTATAGCCCTGTCTCTTAATTAATTTAAGAGCTTGTTCTGTGGTTATTTCTCGTGAAGTAGGGATATCGATCATATCGGAAAACAGTTGAGCCTGATAAACTTCCTGGTTTTTCAACATATGATAGATAGCCGTTAAGAGTTTACGGGCTATAGCGATGATTGCTTTTTTATGGCCCCTTCTTTTTTTGATATTGAGATATTTATTTCTAATTTCAGGATATTTTGTACTTTTGACAACGGCATTGGCTATTTGAACCAGTAATGGTTTGAGATAGCAGCCCGCTTTGGAAATCCTTACGGATTTTTTCTTCCCTGCACTTTCATTATTTGTGGGTGCTAATCCTGCCCAAGAACAGAGATGTTTAGAGGAATGAAATTCAGACATATCAACACCAATTTCCGAAATTAATGCGACTGCGGATAGTTCATTTTTAAATCCAGGAGAAGTTTGAATGAGTTGGATTTCATTTTGGTAAGGCTGGGCGAGTTCGAGGATAGTTTCTTCTAAGTGTTTTTTGCATAGTGTTAATGCATCAAAGTGTTCTTTAATGATCTTCAGCTTTATCTTTTGTTCCGGTGTAATAAAACCGTCCACTGCTAATTCAAGTTCGGGTAATTTCTTTATTAGGCGACCGTGAATCAAGCTCTCTAATTCTTCTGCCGTAAGCATGGACTGCTCAGGATCTTCTAGGATGCGTTCGATAATTTTCAACGCACTTTTTCCGAATGTGTCGGAAACAACACTAGCGATCTGAATATTGGATACGGTTAGAGAATTTTGAAATCTGTTCTTTTCACTGGACGCAAAATTGGTTAATTTGAACCGGTAGCGCATTAAATCACGCAATTCACGAATCGCTAGTGGTGGCATGAAACTACCTGCAACCAAATCGTGTTTGAATAACTCAGCTATCCATTGGGCATCCTTTGTATCTGTCTTTTTTCCGCGAATTGCTTTCACATATTTCGGATGAGCAAGGGTAATATTAACCGAAGGTTCCAGAATATTGTATACAGGGATCCAGTATTTCCCCGTAGATTCCATACAGACATCAAAACAAGAGAATAACTCTAGCCACTGTAACAGCTCTCTCAATCCTTGTGTGAATGTCGAGAAGCGATGGCGTTTGTAAGTTGTGATTCCCTTGTTGTCTGTGATGGCAATACAGGCTACCACGAACGTTTTGTGGACATCTATTCCACAACAAATAGGATAAACAATTTTCAACATCAGTTTTTCCTCCTTTCTTTAAGGATAGTAGAGTGTTGCAGTGACTATTATTCCTAAATATATGGATCGCTTTTGCAAAGATAAGTTTACGTGCTCACTGTCACACTTATTTGTACTTGAAGGAATAATGACACATATAAAAATGCAGTCCTACAGAATGTCAAATAGGGCTACTCACTCCTCCGTGATTTGTAGTGTACAACTACTCTACAGGGGAAGAATACAATAATATACGCCGAAGGCGCAACGATTTTCATTTCGTTTTGTGCCTTGAGCGAAGCGAAAGGAATGCTTATAAAAATGAAAAGATGTCCGATAACCGGGGGAAATCGGACATCCGGACTGCGAATGTTCTTCGCGTTGTCCGATAACCGGAAAGAATCGGACTTCCGGATCGCGAATGAGCTACGCGTTGTCCGATAACCGGATAGAATCGGACATCCTCAGCACGAG is a window from the Trichococcus shcherbakoviae genome containing:
- the yedF gene encoding sulfurtransferase-like selenium metabolism protein YedF; protein product: MKKIDAVGQACPMPVILTKRALKESNGEAILISVDNEIATQNLAKMAEQLKLSVQVEKINDSLYEVQLSDPNAGKEPHAAEHPALPEQTNETLKSSGTNYVVVLNSDFIGNGSEELGRTLMKSFLFSLTEQEVLPDKVLCYNAGALLTTEGSSVLDDLKALEEDGVEVLTCGICGEFYGVKDKLAVGTFTNMYRIVEILRTAKTVSP
- a CDS encoding IS110 family transposase; the protein is MLKIVYPICCGIDVHKTFVVACIAITDNKGITTYKRHRFSTFTQGLRELLQWLELFSCFDVCMESTGKYWIPVYNILEPSVNITLAHPKYVKAIRGKKTDTKDAQWIAELFKHDLVAGSFMPPLAIRELRDLMRYRFKLTNFASSEKNRFQNSLTVSNIQIASVVSDTFGKSALKIIERILEDPEQSMLTAEELESLIHGRLIKKLPELELAVDGFITPEQKIKLKIIKEHFDALTLCKKHLEETILELAQPYQNEIQLIQTSPGFKNELSAVALISEIGVDMSEFHSSKHLCSWAGLAPTNNESAGKKKSVRISKAGCYLKPLLVQIANAVVKSTKYPEIRNKYLNIKKRRGHKKAIIAIARKLLTAIYHMLKNQEVYQAQLFSDMIDIPTSREITTEQALKLIKRQGYKITSVI
- a CDS encoding DUF3343 domain-containing protein; translated protein: MIDRKHYGIVAFPTSQAAAAAEAVVLDAGQECRLIPMPEQISAGCGLVLQTHLAELNAVRLLLSERSISNDGCYEVRFENRKKSVEVWHD
- a CDS encoding aminotransferase class V-fold PLP-dependent enzyme; amino-acid sequence: MTELYYFDNSATTLKKPAAVAEAVYHAIADGQLGNPARGSHTVSLNALRLTEMLRQKTAALFGVPDAANVAFTANATASLNLVLKGLLKPADHIITTVTEHNAVLRPLYQLEEQGAALSFVGVDELGALLYSDFERLLRPATRAVVVNHASNVTGNAADLERIGAFCREHDLTFIVDASQSAGVLAIDMVKQHIDILCFTGHKGLYGPQGTGGICLGDRSLEFVPVFTGGSGFHSFDKQYPTEMPTLFEAGTQNVHGLAGLSAGLDYISQKGLAAITRHLQELTFRFHDQIKNIPGITLYGSFAESMERAPVVSLNLEGWSSGDLSDALFMDYEIAVRPGAHCAPLIHQALGTEKSGMVRFSFSSFNTVEEIDYASKALRSLAEEG